A stretch of Geomonas oryzisoli DNA encodes these proteins:
- a CDS encoding glycogen/starch/alpha-glucan phosphorylase, whose translation MHDKEKNILCPKDACEPEALPLDADGLVKDFIHHYFHHLGRDRFCRNIRYHYQAIAYTVRERLIERWNNTRYAYIDANTKTGYYLSLEFLMGRALGNAVLNLGLDEPAAEAMQQLGLQLEDLAEQEIDAGLGNGGLGRLAACFLDSCATLQLPVMGYGIRYEYGMFRQRIEDGRQVEEPDHWLRDGNPWEMERPEYTQRVRFGGRCETRRNDDGTVSFCWLDTHDVLAVPYDLPIPGYRNGTVNTLRLWKAAATDVFDLEEFNAGSYTESVAMKNEAENITMVLYPNDASENGKALRLRQQYFLASASLQDVLERWISRQGKVFDHFAERNCFQLNDTHPSCAVPELMRLLMDEQGLSWDEAWHITTHTMAYTNHTLLPEALEKWSVPLFRQLLPRLLEIILEINARFLAEVASRWPGDGERLRNMSIIEEGEVQQVRMAYLAIVGSFSVNGVAALHSQLLVQGLFRDFYELWPEKFNNKTNGVTPRRWLARCNPGLTRLLASRIGDGFVADLARISEAVPFADDPEFRREWHAVKRANKERLAALVQEQCGVAFNPDSLFDVQVKRIHEYKRQLLNVLHVIHLYDRIKRGDTEGWTDRCVLIGGKAAPGYYMAKLIIKLISNVARVVNDDPVVGDRLKVAFLPNYRVTAMEVICPGTDLSEQISTAGKEASGTGNMKFMMNGAITIGTLDGANIEIREEVGDENFFVFGLTADEVERERRSYNPAGIVAADPELERVMQLLTSGHFNMFEKGIFEPIVKAIMSPHDPWMVAADFRSFVKAQQKAAAAYLDREAWTRMSIVNSAKSGKFSTDRTISEYNEGIWHLRPVSPINKV comes from the coding sequence ATGCACGACAAGGAAAAGAATATCCTTTGCCCCAAAGACGCCTGCGAGCCGGAGGCGCTCCCCTTGGACGCCGACGGCCTGGTCAAGGATTTCATACACCACTACTTCCACCACCTGGGACGGGACCGGTTCTGCCGCAACATACGCTACCATTACCAGGCCATCGCCTACACCGTCCGTGAGCGCCTGATCGAGCGCTGGAACAACACCCGCTACGCCTACATCGACGCCAACACCAAGACCGGCTACTACCTCTCCCTTGAGTTCCTCATGGGGCGTGCCCTGGGCAACGCCGTGCTCAACCTGGGGCTCGACGAGCCGGCGGCTGAGGCGATGCAGCAGCTTGGCCTGCAGCTGGAGGACCTTGCCGAGCAGGAGATCGACGCGGGTCTTGGCAACGGCGGCCTCGGGCGTCTCGCCGCCTGCTTCCTGGATAGCTGCGCCACCCTGCAGCTTCCGGTCATGGGGTATGGCATCCGCTACGAATACGGCATGTTCCGCCAGCGTATCGAGGACGGGCGGCAGGTCGAGGAACCGGACCACTGGCTGCGCGACGGCAACCCTTGGGAGATGGAGCGTCCCGAGTACACCCAGCGGGTCCGCTTCGGCGGTCGCTGCGAAACCAGGCGCAACGACGACGGCACCGTGAGCTTCTGCTGGCTGGACACCCACGATGTCCTGGCCGTTCCCTACGATCTCCCCATTCCAGGGTACCGAAACGGCACAGTCAACACGCTGAGGCTCTGGAAGGCCGCCGCCACGGACGTGTTCGACCTCGAGGAGTTCAACGCCGGGAGCTACACCGAGTCCGTCGCCATGAAAAACGAGGCCGAAAACATCACCATGGTGCTCTACCCCAACGACGCCAGCGAGAACGGCAAGGCGCTCCGCCTCAGGCAGCAGTACTTCCTGGCCTCGGCGAGCCTGCAGGACGTCCTCGAACGGTGGATCTCGCGCCAGGGAAAGGTCTTCGACCACTTCGCCGAACGCAACTGCTTCCAGTTGAACGACACCCACCCGAGCTGCGCCGTCCCCGAACTGATGCGCCTGCTTATGGACGAGCAGGGACTCTCCTGGGACGAGGCGTGGCACATCACCACCCACACCATGGCCTACACCAACCACACCCTCCTCCCGGAGGCCCTGGAAAAATGGTCCGTGCCGCTGTTCAGGCAGCTTTTGCCACGCCTTTTGGAGATCATACTGGAGATCAACGCCCGCTTCCTGGCCGAGGTGGCCAGCCGCTGGCCCGGCGACGGCGAGCGCCTGCGCAACATGTCCATCATCGAGGAGGGGGAGGTCCAGCAGGTGCGGATGGCCTACCTCGCCATCGTGGGGAGCTTCTCGGTGAACGGCGTGGCCGCCCTGCACTCACAGCTCCTGGTGCAGGGGCTGTTCCGTGACTTCTACGAGCTGTGGCCGGAGAAGTTCAACAACAAGACCAACGGCGTCACGCCGCGCCGCTGGCTGGCGCGCTGCAACCCCGGGCTCACCAGGCTGCTCGCATCCAGGATCGGTGACGGCTTCGTGGCCGACCTCGCGCGCATCTCCGAGGCGGTACCCTTCGCCGACGACCCGGAGTTCCGCAGGGAGTGGCACGCGGTGAAAAGAGCCAACAAGGAGCGGCTGGCGGCCCTGGTGCAGGAACAGTGCGGCGTCGCCTTTAACCCCGACAGCCTTTTCGACGTCCAGGTGAAAAGGATCCATGAGTACAAGCGCCAACTCCTTAACGTGTTGCACGTGATCCATCTCTACGACCGGATCAAGCGCGGCGACACCGAGGGGTGGACCGACCGCTGCGTGCTGATCGGCGGCAAGGCCGCCCCCGGCTACTACATGGCCAAGCTGATCATCAAGCTCATCAGCAACGTGGCGCGGGTGGTGAACGACGACCCGGTGGTAGGGGACCGGCTCAAGGTGGCCTTCCTCCCCAACTACCGCGTCACCGCCATGGAGGTGATCTGCCCCGGCACCGACCTTTCCGAACAGATCTCCACCGCGGGCAAGGAGGCCTCCGGTACCGGCAACATGAAGTTCATGATGAACGGCGCCATCACCATCGGCACCCTGGACGGCGCCAACATCGAGATCCGGGAGGAGGTGGGTGACGAGAACTTCTTCGTCTTCGGCCTCACCGCCGACGAGGTGGAACGGGAGCGTCGCAGCTACAATCCCGCCGGCATCGTGGCTGCCGACCCGGAGCTGGAGCGGGTCATGCAGCTGCTTACCAGCGGGCACTTCAACATGTTCGAGAAGGGGATCTTCGAGCCGATCGTCAAGGCGATCATGAGCCCGCACGATCCCTGGATGGTCGCCGCCGATTTCCGCAGCTTCGTGAAGGCGCAGCAAAAGGCCGCCGCGGCTTACCTGGACCGGGAGGCCTGGACCAGGATGAGCATCGTCAACAGCGCCAAGAGCGGCAAGTTTTCCACGGACCGGACCATCTCCGAGTACAACGAAGGGATCTGGCACCTGCGCCCGGTCAGTCCCATCAACAAGGTATAA
- a CDS encoding monovalent cation:proton antiporter family protein, whose translation MDFHALRDIVVLFGLALFTVVVLRRFNFPSIIGFLITGLLAGPYALGFIRDSHQVEQMAEYGVVLLLFTIGIEFSLKELMRIRHMVLIGGGLQLVLTIAAVAGLGAVGGFPLTQAVFFGFLVALSSTAILMKLMMDAGEMDTPQGKAALGILIFQDLCIVPLMLFTPFLAGGGKGLAEIAIVSAKAGAVIIGAHYGARFVVPWLFEQVVKTRSRELFVLSIIFIGMGTAWLTAQVGLSLALGAFIAGLAISESEYSHQALSDIMPFREAFMSLFFISVGMLLKPAILFKFPLLLLGLVLSIVVVKALLTSAVGLALGLPMRIALIAGLSLAQIGEFSFVLSRSGLKYGLLTPETYQLFLAASIATMALTPLCMKLAGPVADFMTATLPHSWTRGRKSLAQNGEKVGYQDHVIIVGYGVNGKNLARILKNLEIPRVIVETNPFTVRSLRREGEEIIFGDASKPEILEHAGIRDARIVVVAISDAAASRRIAAQARKMHPSIHVIVRTRYLLEMEPLFRLGVNEVIPEEFETSVEILFRVLKRFLIPQDVIENCIADVRRDGYEMLRSVSKRHSHAVGIAGFLSGAEIGSFRVRRKAPIEGESLRGGMLRSRSGATVVAIKRGDEITANPDPVWTFQEGDTALLLATPEQMRAAAKLFEPV comes from the coding sequence ATGGATTTTCACGCTCTACGCGACATCGTGGTTCTCTTCGGTCTGGCCCTCTTTACCGTGGTGGTGCTGCGCAGGTTCAATTTCCCCTCCATCATCGGCTTCCTGATCACCGGCCTTTTGGCCGGCCCCTACGCCCTCGGCTTCATCAGGGACAGCCACCAGGTGGAGCAGATGGCCGAGTACGGCGTCGTGCTCCTCTTGTTCACCATCGGCATCGAGTTTTCCCTGAAGGAGCTGATGCGCATCCGCCACATGGTGCTCATAGGTGGCGGCCTGCAGCTCGTTCTCACCATCGCCGCCGTTGCCGGGCTGGGTGCCGTCGGAGGCTTCCCGCTGACACAGGCCGTCTTCTTCGGCTTTCTGGTGGCGCTTTCCTCGACCGCGATCCTGATGAAACTGATGATGGATGCGGGGGAGATGGACACCCCCCAGGGAAAGGCCGCGCTCGGGATTCTCATCTTCCAGGACCTCTGCATCGTGCCCCTGATGCTTTTCACTCCCTTCCTCGCCGGGGGCGGCAAGGGGCTCGCCGAGATCGCCATCGTCTCCGCCAAGGCGGGCGCCGTCATCATCGGCGCCCACTACGGCGCCCGCTTCGTGGTCCCGTGGCTCTTCGAGCAGGTGGTGAAGACCAGGAGTCGCGAGCTCTTCGTCCTCTCCATCATCTTCATCGGCATGGGGACCGCCTGGCTCACCGCGCAGGTCGGGCTCTCGCTGGCCCTGGGGGCGTTCATCGCGGGACTCGCCATCTCGGAATCGGAATACAGCCACCAGGCGCTCAGCGACATCATGCCCTTTCGCGAGGCCTTCATGAGCCTCTTTTTCATCTCGGTCGGGATGCTGCTGAAACCTGCCATCCTGTTCAAGTTTCCGCTGCTTCTGCTGGGCCTGGTGCTGTCCATCGTCGTGGTCAAGGCGCTGCTCACCTCCGCGGTCGGCCTCGCCCTCGGCCTCCCCATGCGCATCGCCCTCATAGCCGGGCTTTCCCTGGCCCAGATCGGCGAGTTTTCCTTCGTCCTCTCCCGCAGCGGCCTGAAATACGGGCTGCTCACACCGGAGACCTACCAGCTCTTCCTTGCCGCCTCCATCGCCACCATGGCGCTCACGCCCCTGTGCATGAAGCTTGCGGGACCGGTGGCGGACTTCATGACCGCGACGCTGCCGCACTCCTGGACCCGCGGCCGGAAAAGTCTCGCGCAAAACGGCGAAAAGGTCGGCTACCAGGACCACGTCATCATCGTCGGCTACGGTGTGAACGGCAAGAACCTGGCCCGCATCCTGAAGAACCTGGAGATCCCGCGCGTCATCGTGGAGACCAACCCTTTCACCGTGCGCAGCCTGAGAAGGGAAGGGGAGGAGATCATCTTCGGTGACGCCTCCAAGCCGGAGATCCTCGAACACGCCGGGATACGGGACGCGCGCATCGTGGTGGTGGCCATCTCGGATGCCGCCGCCAGCCGCCGCATCGCGGCGCAGGCCAGGAAGATGCATCCCTCGATCCACGTGATCGTGCGCACCCGCTACCTCCTGGAGATGGAGCCCCTGTTCCGGTTGGGCGTGAACGAGGTGATCCCGGAGGAGTTCGAGACCTCGGTGGAGATCCTGTTCCGCGTGCTGAAGAGGTTCCTGATCCCCCAGGACGTGATCGAAAACTGCATCGCCGACGTGAGGCGTGACGGCTACGAGATGCTGCGCAGCGTGAGCAAGCGCCACAGCCATGCCGTAGGCATCGCAGGGTTTCTTTCCGGCGCCGAGATCGGCAGCTTCCGGGTGCGCAGGAAAGCGCCCATAGAGGGTGAGAGCCTGAGGGGAGGGATGTTGCGCTCCCGTTCGGGAGCCACCGTGGTTGCCATCAAGCGGGGGGACGAGATCACCGCCAATCCCGATCCGGTCTGGACCTTCCAGGAGGGGGACACCGCACTCCTTCTGGCCACCCCCGAGCAGATGCGCGCCGCGGCCAAGCTCTTCGAACCGGTCTGA
- a CDS encoding cation-translocating P-type ATPase: MTAEPQDQPPWHTLEPAQLYERLATSPAGLDAAQAAVRLSRYGANELDAAQPLSPWPVLLRQFKNVLIVILLIAALLSAFLGHAVEAVAIAVIVLFAALLGFVQEYRAERALETLRGMAAPDAAVLRGGTEVTVPARELVPGDLLLLRAGDRVAGDVRLTEAYGLQLEESALTGESLPVDKHAAPLTAPDVPLSERGNMAYAGTVVSYGRGAGVVVATGMQTEFGGIARMISTIEGGRTPLQENLDRVGSLLARAALVAVAVIVSAGLLRGEPFIGMLLFGIALGVAAVPEALPAVVTISLALGVQRMVKRHALMRRLAAVETLGSTTVICSDKTGTLTRDEMTVRSCFCAGSWYEVSGAGYEPVGEFSVQGRGGAPSAELVELLRTALLASDAKIFQDQATGRWAAQGDPTEAALVVAAAKAGLSRDELAARYPRLDEIPFSSERKCMTTLHREEVGLVACAKGAPEVILSACTAQLGEDGEGPLDQPAAARIAEAARAMAAGALRVLAVARKQGTSRAEAESGMTFLGLVGMIDPPRPEARAAIATCREAGIRPVMITGDHPATATAVARELGLLDEGRVVTGSELESMDDADLEREVAAIRVYARVSPAHKLRVVAALQKKGEVVAMTGDGVNDAPALKKADIGIAMGITGTAVSKEAAAMTLTDDNFASIVAAVEEGRGIFDNIKKYLMYLLSSNIGEIGLMAGAMLVGLPLPLSAVQILYVNLATDGLPALALAVDPAEPDLMRRPPRDATRGIFNRAVVTLILAGGAWSSLVNLALFAWARASGCSDAEAMTMTFVSLVLIQFFKAYNFRSDRDSVFRRPFANRWLNLAVAWEICLMLVVVYLPVLHRPFGTFSLTAADWAVIILASGSVVPVLELTKSFSRRRGGAFI; this comes from the coding sequence GTGACCGCGGAGCCGCAGGACCAGCCCCCCTGGCACACCCTCGAACCGGCCCAGCTATATGAGCGGCTGGCAACCTCACCGGCAGGACTCGATGCCGCCCAGGCGGCCGTCAGGCTTTCCCGTTACGGTGCCAACGAACTGGACGCCGCGCAGCCGCTATCGCCCTGGCCGGTACTGCTGCGACAGTTCAAGAACGTCCTCATCGTCATCCTCCTTATAGCGGCCCTTCTTTCCGCCTTCCTGGGACATGCCGTGGAGGCGGTGGCCATCGCGGTCATCGTCCTTTTCGCAGCGCTGCTCGGTTTCGTGCAGGAATACCGGGCGGAACGCGCCCTGGAGACGTTGCGCGGCATGGCTGCGCCGGACGCGGCGGTCTTGAGGGGCGGGACGGAGGTCACGGTGCCGGCGCGCGAACTGGTGCCTGGGGATCTGCTCCTTTTGCGTGCAGGCGACCGGGTCGCCGGCGACGTGAGGCTCACCGAGGCCTACGGGCTGCAGCTCGAGGAGTCTGCGCTGACCGGTGAATCCCTTCCGGTCGACAAGCACGCAGCGCCGCTGACCGCCCCCGACGTGCCGCTTTCCGAGCGCGGCAACATGGCCTACGCGGGGACCGTGGTGAGTTACGGGCGCGGGGCGGGGGTGGTGGTCGCCACCGGCATGCAAACCGAGTTCGGCGGCATCGCCCGGATGATCTCCACCATCGAGGGGGGGAGGACCCCGCTGCAGGAAAATCTGGACCGGGTGGGGAGCCTCCTGGCCCGCGCCGCCCTGGTCGCGGTAGCCGTCATCGTCTCCGCCGGGCTGCTGCGCGGCGAACCGTTCATCGGCATGCTGCTCTTCGGCATTGCCCTCGGGGTCGCTGCGGTCCCCGAGGCCCTTCCCGCCGTGGTCACCATCTCCCTCGCCCTGGGCGTGCAGCGCATGGTCAAGCGCCACGCACTGATGCGGCGCCTGGCCGCCGTGGAGACGCTGGGGAGCACCACGGTGATCTGTTCCGACAAGACCGGGACCCTCACCAGGGACGAGATGACCGTGCGCAGCTGCTTCTGCGCCGGCTCCTGGTACGAGGTCTCCGGCGCCGGGTACGAGCCGGTGGGGGAGTTTTCCGTACAGGGGAGGGGGGGGGCGCCTTCCGCCGAACTCGTCGAACTGCTCCGGACCGCGCTCCTTGCCAGCGACGCCAAAATCTTCCAGGACCAGGCCACCGGGCGCTGGGCGGCGCAGGGGGATCCAACCGAGGCGGCCCTCGTGGTTGCCGCCGCCAAGGCGGGGCTTTCCCGGGACGAGCTCGCCGCCCGCTATCCCCGCCTGGACGAGATCCCCTTCAGTTCCGAGCGCAAGTGCATGACGACGCTGCACAGGGAAGAGGTCGGCCTGGTCGCCTGCGCCAAGGGGGCGCCGGAGGTGATCCTCTCGGCCTGCACGGCGCAACTGGGCGAGGATGGGGAAGGTCCGCTGGACCAGCCCGCGGCGGCACGCATCGCGGAGGCCGCCCGCGCGATGGCGGCCGGCGCGCTGCGCGTGCTTGCGGTAGCCCGCAAACAGGGGACCAGCCGCGCCGAGGCCGAGAGCGGCATGACCTTTCTCGGCCTGGTCGGGATGATCGACCCGCCGCGTCCCGAGGCCCGCGCGGCCATCGCCACCTGCCGGGAGGCCGGGATCCGGCCGGTCATGATCACCGGAGACCACCCGGCCACCGCCACCGCGGTGGCGCGCGAGCTCGGGCTTCTGGACGAGGGACGCGTGGTCACCGGCAGCGAGCTTGAGTCGATGGACGACGCGGACCTTGAGCGGGAGGTCGCAGCGATCCGGGTCTACGCGCGGGTTTCCCCGGCTCACAAGCTCCGGGTGGTGGCCGCCCTGCAAAAAAAAGGAGAGGTGGTGGCGATGACCGGCGACGGCGTCAACGACGCCCCCGCGCTCAAGAAGGCGGACATCGGCATCGCCATGGGGATCACCGGCACCGCGGTCAGCAAGGAGGCCGCCGCCATGACCCTCACCGACGACAATTTCGCCTCGATCGTGGCTGCCGTGGAAGAGGGGCGCGGCATCTTCGACAACATCAAGAAGTACCTGATGTACCTCCTCTCCTCGAACATCGGCGAGATCGGCCTCATGGCCGGGGCGATGCTGGTCGGGCTGCCGCTGCCCTTGAGCGCGGTGCAGATCCTGTACGTGAACCTGGCGACGGACGGGCTACCGGCCCTGGCACTCGCGGTCGATCCGGCCGAACCGGATCTCATGCGCCGCCCCCCGCGGGACGCCACGCGCGGCATCTTCAACCGCGCCGTGGTCACGCTGATCCTGGCCGGCGGGGCGTGGTCCTCGCTGGTCAACCTGGCGCTCTTCGCCTGGGCCCGCGCCTCGGGGTGCTCCGACGCCGAGGCGATGACCATGACCTTCGTATCGCTGGTGCTGATCCAGTTCTTCAAGGCCTACAACTTCCGCTCCGACCGCGACTCCGTCTTCAGGCGGCCCTTCGCCAACAGGTGGCTGAACCTCGCGGTGGCGTGGGAGATCTGCCTTATGCTGGTCGTGGTCTACCTGCCGGTGCTGCACCGACCCTTCGGCACCTTCTCCTTGACAGCCGCGGACTGGGCGGTCATCATCCTTGCTTCGGGATCGGTGGTACCCGTGCTGGAGCTGACCAAGTCGTTCTCGCGGCGCCGGGGGGGCGCATTCATATAA
- a CDS encoding DUF3124 domain-containing protein: protein MRLVTCLLFALLALPATGWSASDVRLSKGQTVYVPVYSNVFSGPRSLPFQLAATLSIRNTDMDSWLRIASIDYYDTSGKLLRRYRDMPLSLAPLASTYVHIEEKDVTGGFGANFIVKWQADRTINTPIIECVMIGATSGQGISFVSPGQPIRPGVR from the coding sequence ATGCGTCTCGTCACCTGTCTGCTGTTCGCTCTCCTGGCCTTACCCGCCACCGGCTGGTCCGCCTCCGACGTCCGCCTCTCCAAGGGGCAGACGGTCTACGTACCGGTCTATTCCAACGTATTCAGCGGCCCGCGCAGTCTTCCCTTCCAACTGGCCGCCACCCTCAGCATCAGGAACACCGACATGGATTCCTGGCTCCGTATCGCCTCCATCGACTACTATGACACCAGCGGCAAACTGCTCCGTCGTTACCGGGACATGCCGCTCTCGCTGGCGCCGCTGGCCAGTACCTATGTCCACATCGAGGAGAAGGACGTGACGGGAGGCTTTGGTGCCAATTTCATCGTGAAGTGGCAGGCCGACCGTACCATCAACACCCCCATCATCGAGTGCGTCATGATCGGCGCCACCTCCGGGCAGGGAATCTCTTTCGTCAGCCCCGGCCAGCCGATCCGCCCGGGCGTCAGGTGA
- a CDS encoding sigma-54-dependent transcriptional regulator, with protein sequence MYNGKVIICDDEVEILRYLSKILSAKGLELEVFSSGTSLMSCLENRGLDDGDLMLLDVKMPDLDGLEILQRVKKMKLDVPVVMMTAYASINSAIEAMKLGAYDYVTKPFPKEKIFGILEKVLERKELLKENIALKDELGIPSTATPLIFTSDAFRRVHDMAMLVAQSESNVVILGESGTGKELVASLIHNNSPRAKERFLTINCAALSDTLLESQLFGHVKGAFTGAITAQKGLLEAANHGTLFLDEVGDMSPAIQAKLLRVLQEGDFIPVGDTKAKSVDIRFLAATNKDLEEEVREKRFREDLFFRLNVISLHLPPLRDRGEDVELLARHFLAKYAARMKRDITDFTREAMQLLKSYNWPGNIRELENAIERAAILTRGNTITAETLPVWRTPPQLPETKQEGGKRLVSLETVEREHILHVLKASGNNKSRAAKILEIARRTLDRKIEEYGLEDEGVR encoded by the coding sequence ATGTATAACGGCAAGGTGATCATTTGCGACGACGAGGTCGAGATCCTCAGGTACCTGAGCAAGATTCTATCGGCCAAGGGGCTGGAGCTGGAGGTGTTCAGCTCCGGCACCTCCCTGATGAGCTGCCTGGAAAACCGTGGACTTGACGACGGCGACCTCATGCTGCTCGACGTCAAGATGCCCGACCTGGACGGTCTGGAGATACTGCAGCGCGTAAAGAAGATGAAGCTGGACGTCCCGGTGGTCATGATGACCGCCTACGCCTCCATCAACTCCGCCATCGAAGCCATGAAGCTTGGGGCATACGACTACGTCACCAAGCCCTTCCCCAAGGAGAAGATCTTCGGGATCCTGGAAAAGGTCCTGGAGCGCAAGGAACTGCTCAAGGAAAACATCGCGCTCAAGGACGAGCTCGGCATCCCGTCCACCGCCACCCCGCTCATCTTCACCTCGGACGCCTTCCGGCGGGTGCACGACATGGCCATGCTGGTGGCCCAAAGCGAGTCCAACGTGGTGATCCTCGGGGAATCCGGCACCGGCAAGGAGCTGGTCGCCAGCCTGATCCACAACAACAGCCCCAGGGCCAAGGAGCGCTTTCTCACCATCAACTGCGCCGCCCTCTCCGATACCCTCCTGGAAAGCCAGCTCTTCGGCCACGTCAAGGGTGCCTTCACCGGCGCCATCACCGCGCAGAAGGGGCTTTTGGAGGCGGCCAACCACGGCACGCTGTTCCTGGACGAGGTGGGCGACATGAGCCCCGCCATTCAGGCGAAACTCCTGCGCGTGCTGCAGGAGGGTGATTTCATCCCGGTGGGCGACACCAAGGCCAAGAGCGTCGATATCCGCTTCCTGGCGGCGACCAACAAGGACCTCGAGGAGGAGGTGCGCGAAAAGCGCTTCCGCGAGGACCTCTTCTTCCGCCTGAACGTGATCTCGCTGCACCTTCCCCCCCTGCGGGACCGGGGCGAAGACGTCGAGCTGCTGGCGCGGCACTTCCTGGCCAAGTACGCGGCGCGCATGAAGCGCGACATCACCGACTTCACCCGCGAGGCGATGCAGCTTTTGAAATCGTACAACTGGCCCGGCAACATCCGTGAGCTGGAGAACGCCATCGAACGGGCCGCCATCCTCACCCGCGGCAACACCATCACCGCCGAAACCCTGCCGGTCTGGCGCACCCCGCCGCAGCTCCCGGAAACGAAGCAGGAAGGGGGCAAACGCCTGGTTTCGCTGGAAACCGTGGAGCGCGAGCACATCCTGCACGTCCTCAAGGCCTCCGGCAACAACAAAAGCCGCGCCGCCAAGATCCTCGAGATCGCCCGGCGCACCCTGGACCGCAAGATCGAGGAATACGGCCTGGAAGACGAGGGAGTGCGCTGA
- a CDS encoding cache domain-containing protein → MLRRFPIRAKLTVGSVAPLFVAFFICSLAGLYIINDKIASQAQEKVRTDLNSAREVYRNELEHIRELMDLTATNPYNANSIVAGEKNIQSLLRSRMENKHLDILTAVDASGRVLFRAHSPQLKGDRQSSYFVEQALKGIAVSGTTVLTPDELGKEGIALTNRATIPLISTPHARPRADKTERSGMVMVSAFPLKNNAGTVIGALYGGILLNNNNVLVDKIKEIVYEGVQFKGTDVGSATIFLGDTRIATNVRTTDGARAIGTRVSEQVYKQVIQEKKKWIGRAFVVNDWYFTAYEPIIDLQGKAIGSLYVGMLEKPYTHMQKSVNSILYLVLFITSLIGIAVSGFIGTLLARPIKELEKLAHRVARGERDLQIEVQSTDEVGDLAEAFNLMTRALGRQEAEIGLLHRALELKIEERTAQLSDKTKLLAQTQADLARAEKLADLGIVAAGVAHEINTPLAIIRGNTEVLEMCLPNDHPNHEEVEIISQQTERMAKIVGNLLTFARQKSLNQRQFMVHEVLDDIVAQIRHQVPMDAVSVKWEYDLNLGPVTGDTDQLRQVFSNIILNAVQAMLPDGGTLRLTTRRHGPGNGCIVEIRDTGKGISAEHLEKIFTPFFTTKDTGTGLGLSVSYGIVKDHGGDIRVSSTPGMGTCFEIELPGVDPLAPAESEH, encoded by the coding sequence ATGCTCAGGCGTTTCCCGATCCGGGCCAAGCTCACCGTAGGCTCCGTCGCCCCCCTCTTCGTCGCCTTCTTCATCTGCTCCCTGGCCGGCCTCTACATCATCAACGACAAGATCGCGAGCCAAGCGCAGGAAAAGGTGCGCACCGACCTCAACTCGGCCCGCGAGGTGTACCGCAACGAGCTGGAGCACATCCGCGAGTTGATGGATCTCACCGCCACCAACCCCTACAACGCCAACTCCATCGTGGCCGGCGAGAAGAACATCCAGTCCCTTTTGCGCAGCCGCATGGAGAACAAGCACCTCGACATCCTCACGGCGGTGGACGCTTCCGGACGGGTGCTCTTCCGCGCCCACAGCCCGCAGCTCAAAGGGGACCGGCAGTCCTCCTACTTCGTGGAACAGGCGCTCAAGGGAATCGCGGTCAGCGGGACCACCGTGCTCACCCCGGACGAGCTTGGCAAGGAAGGGATCGCCCTCACCAACCGCGCCACCATCCCCCTCATCTCCACGCCGCATGCCCGTCCGCGCGCCGACAAGACGGAGCGCTCCGGGATGGTGATGGTATCCGCCTTCCCGCTCAAGAACAACGCCGGCACCGTGATCGGCGCCCTCTACGGCGGCATCCTCCTCAACAACAACAACGTCCTGGTCGACAAGATCAAGGAGATCGTGTACGAGGGGGTGCAGTTCAAAGGGACCGACGTCGGGAGCGCCACCATCTTCCTGGGCGACACCCGCATCGCGACCAACGTGCGCACCACCGACGGCGCCAGGGCCATCGGCACGCGCGTTTCCGAGCAGGTCTACAAGCAGGTGATCCAGGAGAAGAAGAAGTGGATCGGCCGCGCCTTCGTGGTCAACGACTGGTACTTCACCGCCTACGAGCCGATCATCGACCTGCAGGGAAAGGCGATCGGCTCGCTCTACGTGGGGATGCTGGAAAAGCCTTACACGCACATGCAAAAAAGCGTCAACTCGATCCTGTACCTGGTGCTCTTCATCACCTCGCTGATCGGCATCGCGGTTTCCGGTTTCATTGGGACCCTTTTGGCGCGCCCGATCAAGGAACTGGAGAAGCTGGCGCACCGGGTGGCTCGCGGCGAGCGCGACCTGCAGATAGAGGTGCAGTCCACGGACGAGGTTGGCGATCTGGCCGAGGCCTTCAACCTGATGACCCGGGCCCTGGGGCGCCAGGAGGCGGAGATCGGCCTGTTGCACCGCGCACTGGAGCTGAAGATCGAGGAGCGCACCGCGCAACTCTCCGACAAGACCAAGCTCCTGGCCCAGACCCAGGCCGACCTGGCGCGCGCCGAGAAGCTGGCCGACCTCGGCATCGTGGCCGCCGGCGTGGCCCACGAGATCAACACCCCGCTGGCCATCATCCGCGGCAACACCGAGGTGCTGGAGATGTGCCTCCCCAACGACCACCCCAACCACGAGGAAGTGGAGATCATCAGCCAGCAGACCGAGCGCATGGCGAAGATCGTGGGAAACCTTTTGACCTTCGCGCGCCAAAAGTCGCTGAACCAGAGGCAGTTCATGGTGCACGAGGTGCTCGACGACATCGTGGCCCAGATCAGGCACCAGGTCCCCATGGACGCGGTCTCGGTGAAATGGGAGTACGACCTGAACCTCGGGCCGGTCACCGGGGACACCGACCAGTTGCGGCAGGTGTTCAGCAACATCATCCTGAACGCGGTGCAGGCCATGCTCCCGGACGGCGGGACGCTCAGGCTCACCACCCGCCGGCACGGCCCCGGCAACGGCTGCATCGTGGAGATCCGCGACACCGGCAAGGGAATATCGGCCGAGCACCTGGAGAAGATCTTCACCCCCTTCTTCACCACCAAGGACACCGGCACCGGCCTCGGCCTCTCGGTCTCCTACGGCATCGTGAAGGACCACGGCGGGGATATCAGGGTGTCGAGCACCCCGGGAATGGGAACCTGCTTCGAGATTGAACTGCCCGGGGTGGATCCTCTCGCCCCTGCGGAAAGCGAGCACTGA